The Aminithiophilus ramosus genome contains a region encoding:
- a CDS encoding isocitrate/isopropylmalate dehydrogenase family protein — translation MSRSYRIAQMAGDGIGPEVVAEARKVVEAVASAKGFGLSWVDYPFGAEHYLKTGEILPESVLDELQSCQALLLGAIGDPRVKAGILERGILLKLRFFFDMFVNLRPAKAFPRVPLPVPLPEGREMDLLVVRENTEDFYVGLGGDGGSPVDLGLERGLYTMEGEMRVRFSTPQRSAFQVGLATEGAVRRITADACERALGRGEKRLTLATKANAMPQLYGFWEEMARDETEKRGLTFETINVDALCYHLVRTPWKWNVVLCPNMFGDIVSDLLAALSGGLGVAAGANIGAGLGMFEPVHGSAPDIARQNRANPLAAILSAALMLDCLGEKEAARSVEAAVGAFLAGARPDELPEEMGGRGTTSAVGDAVASHL, via the coding sequence ATGAGCCGCTCCTACCGCATCGCCCAGATGGCCGGCGACGGCATCGGTCCCGAAGTCGTCGCCGAGGCCCGCAAGGTCGTCGAGGCCGTCGCCTCGGCCAAGGGATTCGGCCTCTCCTGGGTCGACTATCCCTTCGGTGCCGAGCATTACCTGAAGACGGGTGAGATTCTGCCCGAATCGGTTCTGGACGAACTCCAGTCCTGCCAGGCCCTTCTTCTCGGGGCCATCGGCGATCCCCGCGTCAAGGCGGGCATCCTGGAGCGGGGCATTCTCCTGAAGCTCCGGTTCTTCTTCGACATGTTCGTCAACCTCCGGCCGGCCAAGGCCTTCCCCCGCGTCCCCCTTCCCGTCCCCCTGCCGGAGGGCAGGGAGATGGACCTTCTCGTCGTCCGCGAGAACACGGAGGACTTCTACGTGGGCCTTGGCGGCGACGGCGGATCGCCCGTCGACCTCGGCCTCGAGCGGGGCCTCTACACGATGGAGGGCGAGATGCGGGTCCGTTTTTCCACGCCGCAGAGGTCGGCCTTCCAGGTCGGCCTCGCCACGGAGGGGGCCGTGCGGCGCATCACGGCCGATGCCTGCGAACGCGCCCTGGGCCGGGGCGAAAAGCGCCTTACCTTGGCGACGAAGGCCAACGCCATGCCTCAGCTCTACGGCTTCTGGGAGGAGATGGCCCGCGACGAGACGGAGAAACGAGGCCTGACCTTCGAGACGATCAACGTCGATGCCCTCTGCTACCATCTGGTGCGCACGCCCTGGAAGTGGAACGTCGTCCTCTGTCCCAACATGTTCGGCGACATCGTCAGCGATCTTTTGGCGGCCCTCAGCGGCGGCCTGGGCGTCGCCGCCGGAGCCAACATCGGGGCCGGACTGGGCATGTTCGAGCCCGTCCACGGATCGGCCCCCGACATCGCCCGCCAGAATCGGGCCAATCCCCTGGCGGCCATCCTTTCGGCGGCTCTCATGCTGGATTGTCTCGGCGAGAAGGAGGCGGCCCGCTCCGTCGAGGCGGCCGTGGGAGCCTTTTTGGCCGGAGCACGTCCCGACGAGCTCCCCGAGGAGATGGGCGGACGGGGCACGACATCGGCCGTCGGCGACGCCGTCGCCTCTCATCTATAA
- a CDS encoding 3-isopropylmalate dehydratase small subunit, giving the protein MNIEGRAWRFGDDIDTDVIIPARYLVTDNAVELGKHCMEDADADFVNKIASGDVIVGGENFGCGSSREHAPLAIKGAGISCVIASSFARIFFRNALNVGLPIVVSPEAAASIEEGDVVVVDARAGTVQNRTKAVTFSVAPFPPSLQELVEAGGLAPFVRRRLEEKKKEEARR; this is encoded by the coding sequence ATGAACATTGAGGGCCGGGCCTGGCGCTTCGGCGATGACATCGACACGGACGTGATCATCCCCGCCCGCTATCTCGTCACCGACAACGCCGTCGAGTTGGGCAAGCACTGCATGGAAGATGCCGACGCCGACTTCGTCAACAAGATCGCCTCAGGCGACGTCATCGTCGGAGGCGAGAATTTCGGCTGCGGCTCCAGCCGCGAACATGCCCCCCTGGCCATCAAGGGGGCGGGGATCTCCTGCGTCATCGCCTCCTCCTTCGCCCGCATCTTCTTCCGCAACGCCCTCAACGTGGGGCTGCCCATCGTCGTCTCGCCCGAGGCGGCGGCCTCCATCGAGGAAGGAGATGTCGTCGTCGTCGACGCCCGGGCGGGGACGGTGCAGAACAGAACGAAGGCCGTCACCTTCTCCGTGGCGCCCTTTCCCCCCTCTCTCCAGGAGCTGGTCGAGGCGGGAGGTCTCGCCCCCTTCGTCCGCCGCCGTCTGGAGGAGAAGAAGAAAGAGGAGGCCAGACGATGA
- a CDS encoding 3-isopropylmalate dehydratase large subunit: MKKRTLAEALIASHSPDPADVGAICSVKVDFAFTNDITGAPAINAFRDMGAEKVFDRERCAILPDHFTPNKDIAAAEQAKTARLFAQDQGMLYWEVGRVGVEHAFLPEKGYILPGDLVFGADSHTCTGGALGAFSTGVGSTDLAAVWALGESWLMVPPTVRVLFSGRRRPWITGKDLILALLGRLGTQGARYKAFQFEGGALADLPMDDRFTVANMAVEGGAKAGLFVPDEKTLAYAGARAARPFTALFPDEGAFYAETVEIDVTSLEPQVAFPHSPANVRSVGEASGVDVDQVFIGSCTNGRLRDMALAARLLRGRQVRDGLRCIIIPASYEVWSESLRRGYLTTFAEAGAVVCTPTCGPCLGGHMGILASGERCLATSNRNFVGRMGHPGSELYLASPLVAAATALTGHITDPREILSEEELKEVEGDEH; encoded by the coding sequence GTGAAAAAAAGAACGCTGGCAGAGGCCCTCATCGCCTCCCATAGCCCCGATCCCGCCGACGTGGGGGCCATCTGTTCCGTCAAGGTCGATTTCGCCTTCACCAATGACATCACCGGCGCCCCGGCCATCAACGCCTTCCGCGACATGGGTGCCGAGAAGGTCTTCGACAGGGAGCGCTGCGCCATTCTCCCCGATCATTTCACGCCCAACAAGGATATCGCCGCCGCCGAGCAGGCCAAGACGGCCCGCCTCTTCGCTCAGGATCAGGGCATGCTCTACTGGGAAGTGGGGCGCGTCGGCGTCGAGCATGCCTTTCTTCCCGAAAAGGGCTACATCCTCCCCGGCGATCTCGTCTTCGGCGCCGACAGTCATACCTGCACCGGCGGTGCCCTGGGGGCCTTCTCGACGGGAGTCGGGTCGACGGATCTGGCCGCCGTCTGGGCCCTGGGCGAGTCGTGGCTCATGGTCCCGCCGACGGTCCGCGTTCTTTTCTCGGGAAGGCGTCGTCCCTGGATCACAGGAAAGGACCTGATCCTGGCCCTTCTGGGCCGTCTCGGGACTCAGGGAGCCCGCTACAAGGCCTTCCAGTTCGAGGGAGGGGCCCTAGCCGATCTCCCCATGGACGACCGTTTCACCGTGGCCAACATGGCCGTCGAGGGCGGAGCCAAGGCGGGCCTCTTCGTCCCCGACGAGAAGACGCTCGCCTATGCCGGGGCCCGGGCCGCGCGTCCCTTCACGGCCCTTTTCCCCGACGAGGGAGCCTTCTACGCCGAGACGGTCGAAATCGACGTGACCTCTCTCGAACCTCAGGTGGCCTTTCCCCACTCCCCGGCCAACGTCCGCTCCGTGGGCGAGGCCTCCGGCGTGGACGTCGATCAGGTCTTCATCGGCTCCTGCACCAACGGCCGTCTCCGCGACATGGCCCTGGCGGCCCGCCTTCTCCGGGGGCGTCAGGTTCGTGACGGACTGCGCTGCATCATCATTCCCGCCTCCTACGAGGTCTGGTCCGAATCGCTCCGCCGAGGTTACCTGACGACCTTCGCCGAAGCGGGCGCCGTCGTCTGCACGCCCACCTGCGGACCCTGCCTGGGCGGCCATATGGGCATTCTCGCCTCGGGCGAGCGCTGCCTCGCGACGAGCAACCGCAACTTCGTGGGACGCATGGGCCATCCCGGGAGCGAACTCTACCTGGCCAGCCCCCTCGTGGCGGCGGCGACGGCCCTTACGGGGCACATCACCGATCCCCGGGAAATCCTGAGCGAAGAGGAACTGAAGGAGGTCGAAGGCGATGAACATTGA
- a CDS encoding ISNCY family transposase, whose translation MKTKEARRLGLVEEAVAGNLTVQEVADRLGLSRRQVFRLKRRYREEGAQGLLHKGRGKPSRRRISQETRDFVVSLAKGLYRDTSCQHMAELLAEEHDLVLSAKSIARFLRAENLSLVHRHRAPKRRSRRVRRSRRGDLVQMDASPFDWFEIGERCTLHGVDDATGEVLGLWMARNECLFGYFRVLRQMLDRHGVPRELYADRHTIFLSPKSEKLTIKEELEDSAPVTQFGRALEALGTRYVPAGSPQAKGRIERLWGTLQDRLVVAFRLAGVKTIEEANVLLAAYPGEVHNPRFARPPAEGASAFLPPPDGPALDLLLTRQTDRKASGDSTISLDGKQYALIGPRRRPLLLARGQAVKVIEKLDGKLLALVHDGLYDLAAVDKEPPATPPPVIETKTGTPCKTKKQRKPAADHPWRQNPAPPAAAVGSEQGTGSPP comes from the coding sequence ATGAAGACAAAAGAAGCAAGGCGCTTGGGGTTGGTGGAAGAGGCTGTCGCGGGCAACCTGACGGTTCAGGAGGTGGCCGATCGGCTCGGTCTGAGCCGCCGTCAGGTCTTTCGGCTCAAACGACGCTACCGGGAAGAAGGAGCGCAGGGGCTCCTGCACAAGGGACGAGGCAAACCGTCCCGGCGCAGAATCTCTCAGGAGACACGGGATTTCGTCGTCAGTCTGGCCAAGGGTCTTTACAGGGATACGAGCTGTCAGCACATGGCCGAACTCCTTGCCGAAGAGCATGATCTCGTGCTGAGCGCCAAGAGCATCGCCCGTTTCCTTCGCGCGGAGAACCTGTCCCTCGTTCATCGCCACCGGGCCCCGAAGCGGCGTTCCCGCAGGGTCCGACGGTCCCGACGAGGCGATCTGGTCCAGATGGACGCCTCTCCTTTCGATTGGTTCGAGATCGGTGAGCGTTGCACTCTCCACGGCGTGGACGATGCCACAGGAGAGGTCCTCGGTCTGTGGATGGCCAGGAATGAGTGCCTCTTCGGCTACTTCCGCGTGCTCCGTCAGATGCTTGATCGCCACGGCGTGCCTCGCGAGCTTTACGCCGACCGCCACACCATCTTCCTTTCTCCCAAGTCGGAAAAACTGACGATCAAGGAGGAGCTGGAGGACTCGGCGCCTGTAACCCAGTTCGGCCGCGCTCTGGAGGCTCTCGGAACTCGCTATGTCCCTGCAGGGTCTCCCCAGGCGAAGGGGCGGATCGAAAGGCTCTGGGGAACTCTTCAGGATCGTCTCGTCGTCGCCTTCCGACTGGCCGGAGTGAAAACGATCGAAGAGGCCAACGTCCTGCTCGCCGCCTACCCGGGAGAGGTCCATAACCCGAGGTTCGCTCGTCCTCCCGCAGAGGGGGCATCTGCCTTTCTCCCTCCGCCGGACGGACCCGCTCTCGATCTCCTCCTGACTCGCCAGACCGACCGGAAGGCCTCGGGAGACTCGACGATTTCCCTCGACGGAAAACAGTACGCCCTGATAGGCCCCCGCAGACGCCCCCTGCTTCTTGCCAGGGGACAGGCGGTCAAGGTCATCGAGAAGCTCGACGGGAAACTCCTGGCTCTTGTCCATGACGGGCTCTACGATCTCGCAGCCGTCGACAAAGAGCCCCCTGCGACTCCCCCGCCTGTCATCGAGACGAAGACAGGCACTCCATGCAAAACGAAGAAGCAGAGGAAGCCGGCGGCAGACCATCCCTGGCGACAGAATCCCGCTCCTCCTGCCGCGGCGGTCGGCTCCGAGCAAGGGACGGGTTCCCCTCCCTAG
- a CDS encoding ISNCY family transposase: MSPDNGIVTREEDRENVTYDDQERPTHEDKRSKALGVGGRGWGNLTVQEVADRLGLSRRQVFRLKRRYREEGAQGLLHKGRGKPSRRRICQETRDFVVSLAKGLYRDTSCQHMAELLAEEHDLVLSAKSIARFLRAENLSLVHRHRAPKRRSRRVRRSRRGDLVQMDASPFDWFEIGERCTLHGVDDATGEVLGLWMARNECLFGYFRVLRQMLDRHGVPRELYADRHTIFLSPKSEKLTIKEELEDSAPVTQFGRALEVLGTRYVPAGSPQAKGRIERLWGTLQDRLVVAFRLAGVKTIEEANVLLAAYPGEVHNPRFARPPAEGASAFLPPPDGPALDLLLTRQTDRKASGDSTISLDGKQYSLIGPRRRPLLLARGQAVKVIEKLDGKLLALVHDGLYDLAAVDKEPPATPPPVIETKTGTPCKTKKQRKPAADHPWRQNPAPPAAAVGSEQGTGSPP; encoded by the coding sequence ATGTCGCCGGACAATGGTATTGTCACTCGTGAAGAGGACAGGGAAAATGTCACTTATGACGACCAGGAGAGACCTACTCATGAAGACAAAAGAAGCAAGGCGCTTGGGGTTGGTGGAAGAGGCTGGGGCAACCTGACGGTTCAGGAGGTGGCCGATCGGCTCGGGCTGAGCCGCCGTCAGGTCTTTCGGCTCAAACGACGCTACCGGGAAGAGGGAGCGCAGGGGCTCCTGCACAAGGGACGAGGCAAACCGTCCCGGCGCAGAATCTGTCAGGAGACACGGGATTTCGTCGTCAGTCTGGCCAAGGGTCTTTACAGGGATACGAGCTGTCAGCACATGGCCGAACTCCTTGCCGAAGAGCATGATCTCGTGCTGAGCGCCAAGAGCATCGCCCGTTTCCTTCGCGCGGAGAACCTGTCCCTCGTTCATCGCCACCGGGCCCCGAAGCGGCGTTCCCGCAGGGTCCGACGGTCCCGACGAGGCGATCTGGTCCAGATGGACGCCTCTCCTTTCGATTGGTTCGAGATCGGTGAGCGTTGCACTCTCCACGGCGTGGACGATGCCACAGGAGAGGTCCTCGGTCTGTGGATGGCCAGGAATGAGTGCCTCTTCGGCTACTTCCGCGTGCTCCGTCAGATGCTTGATCGCCACGGCGTGCCTCGCGAGCTTTACGCCGACCGCCACACCATCTTCCTTTCTCCCAAGTCGGAAAAACTGACGATCAAGGAGGAGCTGGAGGACTCGGCGCCTGTAACCCAGTTCGGCCGCGCTCTGGAGGTTCTCGGAACTCGCTATGTCCCTGCAGGGTCTCCCCAGGCGAAGGGGCGGATCGAAAGGCTCTGGGGAACTCTTCAGGATCGTCTCGTCGTCGCCTTCCGACTGGCCGGAGTGAAAACGATCGAAGAGGCCAACGTCCTGCTCGCCGCCTACCCGGGAGAGGTCCATAACCCGAGGTTCGCTCGTCCTCCCGCAGAGGGGGCATCTGCCTTTCTCCCTCCGCCGGACGGCCCCGCTCTCGATCTCCTCCTGACTCGCCAGACCGACCGGAAGGCCTCGGGAGACTCGACGATTTCCCTCGACGGAAAACAGTACTCCCTGATAGGCCCCCGCAGACGCCCCCTGCTTCTTGCCAGGGGACAGGCGGTCAAGGTCATCGAGAAGCTCGACGGGAAACTCCTGGCTCTTGTCCATGACGGGCTCTACGATCTCGCAGCCGTCGACAAAGAGCCCCCTGCGACTCCCCCGCCTGTCATCGAGACGAAGACAGGCACTCCATGCAAAACGAAGAAGCAGAGGAAGCCGGCGGCAGACCATCCCTGGCGACAGAATCCCGCTCCTCCTGCCGCGGCGGTCGGCTCCGAGCAAGGGACGGGTTCCCCTCCCTAG
- a CDS encoding M20 metallopeptidase family protein, with product MKEIALEALSMEEEVRTLRRHFHRHPEESLKEFETAASVERELRRLGLAPRRLGETAVVADIVGDADGPVVALRADMDALVLQEESEKDYASCRPGLMHGCGHDAHTAMLLGAAGILARRRSFAGTVRLLFQPGEEISAGARLMVDGGALEGVEALFGLHVWIDLPSGTFSVEAGPRMASCDRLAIDIRGRGGHAGKPHQTVDAVVAASAVVMNLQTVVSRETDPLKSLVLSLGTLRCGSLWNIIAGEGRIEGTVRAFDEELQKGTRARVERVAQSTASAFGAEAMVTYDELCPVTANDAELAEAASSVVAALFGADRIVSMAPVAVSEDFAFYGGHVPAHFAFLGVGSDGAALWPHHHPRFDIDERALPCGVAYYAASALAFLARNRGVKGH from the coding sequence ATGAAAGAGATCGCTCTTGAGGCCCTGTCCATGGAGGAAGAGGTTCGGACTTTGAGGCGCCATTTCCATCGTCATCCCGAGGAGAGCCTCAAGGAATTCGAGACGGCCGCTTCCGTCGAGAGGGAGTTGCGACGCCTGGGACTGGCTCCTCGCCGCCTGGGGGAGACGGCCGTCGTCGCCGACATCGTCGGCGACGCTGACGGACCTGTCGTGGCCCTCAGGGCCGATATGGACGCCCTCGTCCTTCAGGAGGAAAGCGAAAAAGACTATGCCTCATGTCGCCCGGGGCTGATGCATGGCTGCGGTCACGATGCCCATACGGCCATGCTCCTCGGAGCCGCAGGGATTCTCGCGCGGCGACGGTCCTTTGCGGGCACGGTCCGTCTCCTTTTTCAGCCCGGAGAGGAGATCTCGGCCGGAGCCCGCCTGATGGTCGACGGCGGCGCTCTGGAGGGTGTCGAGGCCCTCTTCGGTCTTCATGTCTGGATCGATCTCCCCTCGGGAACCTTTTCCGTCGAGGCCGGGCCTCGCATGGCCTCCTGCGATCGCCTCGCCATCGACATCCGAGGTCGGGGCGGTCATGCCGGAAAGCCTCATCAGACCGTCGATGCCGTCGTGGCCGCTTCCGCCGTCGTCATGAACCTCCAGACCGTCGTAAGCCGCGAGACGGATCCCCTCAAGTCCCTTGTCCTCTCCCTTGGGACGCTGCGCTGCGGATCCCTCTGGAACATCATCGCAGGGGAGGGGCGCATCGAAGGAACGGTGCGCGCCTTCGATGAAGAGCTTCAGAAGGGGACCCGGGCTCGCGTGGAACGTGTCGCCCAGTCGACGGCCTCGGCCTTCGGGGCCGAGGCGATGGTGACCTACGACGAGCTCTGTCCCGTGACGGCGAACGATGCCGAGCTTGCCGAAGCGGCTTCTTCCGTCGTCGCGGCCCTTTTTGGCGCCGATCGGATCGTCTCCATGGCTCCCGTCGCCGTCAGCGAGGATTTCGCCTTTTACGGCGGCCATGTCCCGGCTCACTTTGCCTTCTTGGGCGTCGGCAGCGACGGGGCCGCCCTATGGCCCCATCATCATCCTCGCTTCGACATCGACGAAAGGGCCCTTCCCTGCGGCGTGGCCTACTACGCCGCCTCGGCCCTGGCCTTTCTCGCCCGAAACCGGGGTGTCAAGGGACACTAA